One region of Bombus affinis isolate iyBomAffi1 chromosome 5, iyBomAffi1.2, whole genome shotgun sequence genomic DNA includes:
- the LOC126916097 gene encoding actin-related protein 2/3 complex subunit 5-C produces MSRNDGKKDTSASAFRKIDVDQYSDNNFREEDADGGIGGPTGPDENEILTLLSQGKNAEALISVLRSAPLGCKNQQVKDNARNLTLKVLLSIKSTQIDDCLAQLDRDLLDVLMKYIYRGFEIPTEGSSSHLLTWHEKVYNISGVGSIVRAFADSKRA; encoded by the exons ATGTCAAGAAACGATGGCAAAAAAGATACGTCAGCGTCAGCGTTTCGAAAAATCGATGTTGATCAATACAGTGATAATAATTTCAGAGAAGAAGACGCTGACGGAGGAATAGGAGGACCTACAGGCCCAgacgaaaatgaaattttgacACTTCTTAGCCA GGGTAAGAATGCAGAAGCACTAATATCAGTATTGAGGTCTGCACCACTTGGGTGTAAAAATCAACAAGTAAAG GATAACGCACGGAATCTGACGTTAAAAGTTCTTCTAAGTATAAAATCTACTCAAATAGATGATTGCTTAGCACAATTAGATCGTGACTTGCTGGatgttttaatgaaatatatatacagAGGATTTGAAATTCCAACAGAGGGTAGTAGTAGTCATTTATTAACCTGGCATGAAAAGGTATACAATATCAGTGGTGTTGGCAGTATTGTACGAGCGTTTGCAGATAGTAAACGTGCTTGA
- the LOC126916076 gene encoding mitoguardin isoform X2: MARIRFPFSWRISAYARRFMTGKTLNTENVVTDSEFKSCDSVTTLRLEALEKALYCWEDALTAFSSSFSNGTLALPSAADAAFTQDVQELLDMGYQVQSHAELLFIDQHSVLFRNEDEESIDSHKPSNIGSRISGKDKADAASSPESFESARDGVADLREFEEFSEFFPHFEKQKLYHAALKQHEDKSILCRRLHTELVKCGSDVEYLAKVHCLRQAYTKLFTISSATEWIADIGRQVISDLIMYADRDPKDYLIHYERMLEFLQEPINHSMMEEELTGRGVKCINFYDVLIDFILLDAFEEVEKPPSSIKAILQNRWISASFRETAIGTAVWSVLMGKRQMLKYDKGFLAHFYSISEQISPVLVWGFLGPEGSLRSTCHYFRDQVIEFLVDIFNFFKVRYTTVDNLAEDILREMKLRVENINQRLSLEGC; encoded by the exons ATGGCGCGTATACGGTTTCCGTTCTCGTGGCGAATTTCGGCGTATGCGCGCCGATTTATGACTGGCAAAACGTTGAATACGGAGAATGTCGTCACCGACTCGGAATTTAAATCCTGCGACAGTGTGACAACGTTAA GATTGGAGGCTTTGGAAAAAGCTCTCTATTGCTGGGAGGATGCTCTTACGGCGTTCAGCTCTTCATTCAGTAATGGTACACTCGCATTACCGTCGGCAGCGGATGCGGCATTTACGCAAGATGTGCAAGAACTCCTTGATATGGGTTATCAAGTTCAGAGTCATGCAGAACTCCTTTTTATCGACCAG CATTCGGTATTGTTCCGGAATGAAGATGAGGAAAGTATAGATAGTCACAAACCTTCGAACATAGGTAGTAGGATATCCGGTAAGGATAAAGCAGATGCTGCGTCTTCTCCAGAATCTTTTGAATCTGCACGTGATGGG gtAGCAGATTTACGGGAATTTGAAGAATTCTCCGAATTTTTCCCGCACTTtgaaaaacaaaaattatatcACGCTGCACTCAAACAACACGAAGACAAAAGCATTTTATGCAg acGGTTGCATACAGAGTTAGTAAAGTGTGGCTCGGACGTAGAATATTTAGCAAAGGTACATTGCTTGCGACAAGCGTATACAAAATTGTTCACTATATCTTCTGCCACAGAATGGATTGCGGACATAGGCAGACAAGTCATTAGTGATTTGATCATGTATGCAGACAGG GATCCCAAAGATTATCTAATACATTACGAACGAATGTTAGAATTTTTACAAGAACCAATCAACCATAGTATGATGGAGGAGGAATTAACCGGAAGAGGCGTTAAATGCATAAATTTCTACGATGTTCTGATTgactttattttattagatgCTTTCGAAGAAGTTGAAAAACCGCCTTCATCAATTAAAGCTATTTTACAAAACAGATGGATATCCGCTAGTTTTCGTGAAACT GCTATTGGAACTGCAGTTTGGTCAGTTCTTATGGGTAAAAGACAAATGCTGAAGTATGATAAAGGATTTCTGGCCCATTTTTACTCGATTTCTGAACAAATTTCTCCAGTGCTTGTGTGGGGTTTCCTAGGCCCAGAAGGAAGTTTACGTTCTACCTGCCACTATTTCAGAGATCAAGTAATAGAATTCCTTGtagatatatttaatttctttaaagTAAGATATACTACTGTCGATAACCTCGCTGAAGATATACTCAGGGAAATGAAACTaagagtcgaaaatataaaTCAAAGACTTTCTCTAGAAGGTTGTTAA
- the LOC126916096 gene encoding uncharacterized protein LOC126916096, with the protein MSSLKLVSKYHTPKIVWYQTDTTVIVRILLCDIKEYFLHVECDHILFSTITNSEKYYICSYLFGTVIAEKTTHRNIGREVKITLVKAHKGTEWLRLFISAEKNPLISIDPDHIYKKDWILESVKNIERESFAEYKRRNNITQIMPLVPSSDEEESDDEIMDALFL; encoded by the exons ATGAGCTCTTTAAAACTTGTGAGTAAATATCACACACCGAAAATTGTATGGTATCAGACTGATACTACAGTTATCGTACGTATTTTACTGTGTGATATAAAGGAATATTTTCTCCATGTTGAATGTGATCATATATTATTTag CACAATAACAAACTcagaaaaatattacatttgcTCATATCTTTTTGGAACTGTAATAGCAGAAAAAACAACCCATAGAAATATAGGAAGAGAAGTTAAGATTACACTTGTAAAAGCacataaag GGACAGAATGGTTAAGATTATTTATCTCAGCGGAAAAGAATCCTTTAATCAGCATAGATCCAGatcatatatataaaaaagacTGGATTCTTGAATCTGTCAAAAATATAG AAAGGGAGAGTTTTGCAGAATATAAACGTAGAAATAATATAACTCAAATAATGCCACTCGTGCCATCTAGTGATGAAGAAGAATCTGATGATGAAATAATGGATGCGTTATTTCTTTAA